The Podarcis raffonei isolate rPodRaf1 chromosome 2, rPodRaf1.pri, whole genome shotgun sequence genome window below encodes:
- the CCDC71 gene encoding coiled-coil domain-containing protein 71, which translates to MNVEVDNAEEKAVHSWSRISSAGQKALEEALRVFNPMSRDLSDTETQLVAFLQGLREEGYQPTILRSKDVYGYMSCTARMPSQAKDSIPDTSKAAAPISESAKAPARSTVVVAKVPGPLAGVTVSSPEDSEKPLPKSSNSTNLLLNSLKRTRSGTSNASAVGFPAHMYPGVYPAMRLSVVLEALVPLKATASCLESKCEQGRLGISPSDLKLLKAAGASRQPPAIKATKMPPGQLDPKGYRHAAKKGPDSGALSVSLVKGPKGGVLQESNACKASGVLNGRLSGSNSQSSSTGTSRTKEPPAAKMERRGGGSRQETAEQKRKRAEEGKELPHRKKTSPGKPDLASTTLNLLKFRAIKVNSSSDDELRRRAQKILRVNLSPVIRIQPLPHSRSVP; encoded by the coding sequence ATGAATGTTGAGGTGGACAATGCGGAAGAAAAAGCAGTCCATTCGTGGTCAAGGATCTCCTCCGCAGGACAGAAGGCCTTGGAAGAAGCTCTGCGAGTCTTCAACCCCATGTCCAGGGACCTGTCTGACACGGAGACCCAGCTGGTAGCTTTTCTCCAAGGCCTCAGGGAGGAAGGCTACCAGCCCACCATCCTCAGAAGCAAAGACGTTTATGGGTACATGTCATGTACTGCCCGTATGCCCAGTCAGGCAAAAGACAGCATTCCCGACACTTCAAAAGCAGCTGCCCCTATTTCGGAATCCGCAAAGGCTCCGGCCCGAAGCACCGTGGTCGTGGCAAAGGTACCTGGCCCCTTAGCAGGCGTTACTGTAAGTTCTCCCGAAGACTCTGAAAAGCCATTGCCGAAGAGCAGTAATTCCACCAACCTCCTGTTGAACTCTTTGAAACGGACACGCTCAGGCACATCAAATGCATCTGCTGTGGGCTTCCCTGCTCACATGTACCCTGGCGTCTACCCGGCCATGAGACTGTCTGTTGTGCTGGAAGCCTTGGTCCCTCTGAAAGCCACAGCCTCCTGCCTGGAGTCCAAATGTGAACAAGGGCGCCTTGGGATTTCGCCCTCGGACCTTAAGCTCCTCAAGGCAGCTGGGGCGTCCAGGCAGCCTCCAGCCATCAAAGCTACGAAAATGCCACCCGGTCAGTTGGACCCCAAAGGGTATAGGCACGCTGCGAAAAAAGGACCGGACTCTGGCGCTCTGTCGGTGAGCCTCGTGAAAGGACCCAAGGGTGGCGTTCTGCAGGAGAGCAACGCTTGCAAAGCCTCCGGGGTTCTGAACGGCCGGCTTTCTGGAAGCAACTCCCAGAGCTCCAGTACTGGGACGTCCAGAACGAAGGAGCCGCCCGCGGCCAAAATGGAACGGAGAGGTGGCGGCAGCCGCCAGGAGACGGCCGAGCAGAAGAGGAAAAGAGCGGAGGAGGGGAAGGAGTTGCCGCACAGGAAGAAAACTAGTCCCGGCAAACCAGATTTGGCGTCCACGACGTTGAACCTGCTGAAGTTCCGGGCGATCAAGGTGAACAGCTCTTCCGATGACGAGTTGCGGAGGAGAGCACAGAAGATCCTCCGGGTGAATCTGTCCCCTGTCATCAGAATCCAGCCCTTGCCTCACTCCCGCAGCGTCCCTTGA